From the Euphorbia lathyris chromosome 6, ddEupLath1.1, whole genome shotgun sequence genome, one window contains:
- the LOC136233995 gene encoding uncharacterized protein — MEKIEHTKVATNGINMHVASIGEGRPILFLHGYPELWYSWRHQLLSLSSLGYRCIAPDLRGYGDTDAPHSVEKYTVLHIVGDLVGLLDALQIDQVFLVGHDWGAIIAWYVCLFRPDRIKALVNTSVPFLPRDPTTPFVEFYRNLYGEDYYIVRYQKPGVAEAEYAKINSAKLFRIILTNRDPNPEATLPKDIGKQPDPSTLPCWLTEKDVDYYARKFHKTGFTGGINYYRNFDRTWELTAAWTGAQVKVPVKFIVGDLDLVYNIPGMKEYIHNGGFKRDVPFLEEVVIMEGVAHFLNQEKADEISKHIYDFIKKF; from the exons ATGGAGAAAATAGAGCACACAAAAGTAGCTACAAATGGCATAAACATGCACGTCGCATCAATCGGAGAAGGTCGTCCAATTCTCTTCCTTCACGGCTACCCTGAGCTGTGGTATTCATGGCGACACCAGCTTCTATCTCTGTCCTCACTTGGTTACCGTTGCATAGCACCCGATCTACGCGGCTATGGAGATACTGACGCCCCTCATTCCGTCGAAAAGTACACTGTCCTCCATATTGTCGGCGATCTGGTTGGATTGCTTGATGCCCTCCAGATTGATCAGGTTTTTCTGGTGGGACATGATTGGGGGGCGATAATCGCCTGGTATGTTTGCTTGTTCAGACCTGATAGAATCAAGGCGTTGGTTAATACAAGTGTTCCCTTCCTACCTAGAGATCCGACTACACCTTTTGTTGAGTTCTATAGGAATCTTTACGGTGAGGATTACTACATCGTCCGATATCAG AAACCAGGAGTAGCTGAAGCAGAGTATGCTAAGATTAATAGTGCAAAATTATTTAGAATTATATTAACTAATCGGGATCCTAATCCTGAAGCTACTCTCCCAAAAGATATAGGGAAGCAACCTGATCCTTCAACCTTACCTTGCTGGTTGACAGAGAAAGATGTCGATTACTATGCTCGCAAATTCCACAAAACAGGCTTTACCGGTGGAATCAATTATTACCGAAACTTTGACCG TACATGGGAGCTGACTGCGGCATGGACTGGAGCTCAGGTTAAAGTACCGGTTAAATTTATAGTTGGGGATCTAGATCTTGTCTATAATATTCCAGGTATGAAGGAGTATATACATAATGGTGGATTTAAAAGAGATGTTCCTTTTTTGGAAGAAGTGGTTATAATGGAAGGAGTCGCTCATTTTCTCAATCAAGAAAAAGCTGATGAAATTTCTAAACACATTTATGATTTCATTAAGAAATTTTGA
- the LOC136233996 gene encoding uncharacterized protein — translation MEKIEHTKVATNGINMHVASIGKGPPILFLHGYPELWYSWRHQLLSLSSLGYRCIAPDLRGYGDTDAPHSVEKYTVLHIVGDLVGLLDALEIDQVFLVGHDWGAIIAWYFSLFRPDRIKALVNTSVPFMPRDPTVTFVQSYRNHFGDDYYVVCYQKPGEAEAEYAEIDTAKLFRIILSYRDPRPENAFPRDLEKLPDTLPCWLTNKDINYYAKKFDKTGFSGGLNYYRNFDRTWELTAAWTEAQVKVPVKFIVGNLDITYNIPGIKEYIHNGGFQRDVPLLKEVVIMENVAHFLIQEKADEISDHIYDFIKSF, via the exons ATGGAAAAGATAGAGCATACAAAAGTAGCCACAAATGGCATAAATATGCACGTTGCATCTATCGGAAAAGGTCCTCCAATTCTCTTCCTTCACGGCTACCCTGAGTTGTGGTACTCATGGCGACACCAGCTTCTATCTCTGTCCTCACTTGGTTACCGTTGCATAGCTCCTGATCTACGCGGCTATGGAGATACCGACGCCCCTCATTCCGTCGAAAAGTACACCGTCCTCCATATTGTCGGCGATCTAGTTGGATTGCTTGATGCCCTCGAGATTGATCAGGTTTTTTTGGTGGGGCATGACTGGGGGGCCATAATCGCCTGGTATTTTAGCTTGTTCAGACCTGATAGAATCAAGGCCTTGGTTAATACCAGTGTTCCCTTCATGCCTAGGGATCCCACTGTAACTTTTGTTCAGTCCTACCGGAACCATTTTGGTGATGATTACTACGTCGTCTGTTATCAG AAACCTGGAGAAGCTGAAGCAGAGTATGCTGAGATTGATACTGCAAAACTGTTCAGAATTATTTTAAGTTATCGCGATCCTCGTCCTGAAAATGCATTCCCAAGAGATTTAGAGAAACTACCAGATACATTGCCTTGTTGGTTGACAAATAAAGATATCAATTACTATGCTAAGAAATTTGACAAAACAGGCTTCAGCGGTGGATTAAATTATTACAGGAACTTTGATCG TACTTGGGAGCTGACTGCAGCATGGACTGAAGCTCAAGTTAAAGTACCAGTTAAATTTATAGTTGGCAATCTAGACATTACCTACAATATTCCAGGTATAAAGGAATATATACACAATGGTGGATTTCAAAGAGATGTTCCTCTTTTAAAAGAAGTGGTTATAATGGAAAATGTCGCTCATTTTCTTATTCAAGAAAAAGCTGACGAAATTTCTGATCACATTTATgacttcattaagagtttctga